The Syntrophales bacterium region ATTTCAGTTGGTGAAAATGGCCTCTTTAATGGACTTATTTGATATTGACTATAATTTTTAACGAATTCTATTACTTTGTTTTCATTATAGTAGCTTATAACAACATTTTTCTCGATACCTTCGGTTCTTTCTGTTGTTTTTCTTAATAATAAACAGGGCTTCCCCATATAAAAACTTTCTTCCTGATTGCTCCCCCCATCACTAACGACAAACTCTGATTGATTAACAAGTTGAATAAAATTAAAGTAATCGTAGCGAGGGTGCAGTTCTATGGATGAATTATTTTCTAAGCGTTCTTTCAAATTAAATTGTGTGAGCTTTCGATCAGTTACTGGATGAAGAATAAAAACAACTCTGATTTTCTGGGCAATATTTTCAATTAAAGAAACATTACGCTCAAGGATGGAATAAGAGCAAAGATTTTCAAAGCGATGAGTGGTAACTACGCAATAAGGCTTATCTGGAATAGCTACACTAAATTGTTTTACTTTTAAAGCAAAATCAAGTGAATCAAACAACGTATTGTGTTGTGTATTAATTTTAATGCCAGTAAATCCTTTAAGATTATTCACTGCCCATTGTCCTGGACAAAAATAAATATTAGATAACCAGGAGGTTATTATTCGAGTCAATTCTTCCGGGAAAGGGTTCCATAGATCAAAAGAGCGTAGTCCGGATTCCACATGCGCAACTTTTAATCCTGCTATCCGTCCCATAATAGCGCCTAATAATGTAGAAAAAGTATCTCCATGTACTAAAACAATGCCATTATTTTTATGATTACCCTGAAAGATACTGTTTCTGAAAAAGAGCGCTTTAAATGATATCTTAATTAACCATAATAGCATGGAAGATACAGAGGTAATGTCTTTGCCATAATGCAAGATCACATCAGGTGGTTTAATGGAAAAATTTTCGCGTAAATCATCAATAGTTTCTTGATGCTGCCCTGTAAAAATGAAATTGTATGGGATGTTTTTCTCCTGGAGTCGGAGCATAATTGGTGCCATCTTTATTAA contains the following coding sequences:
- a CDS encoding UDP-N-acetylglucosamine 2-epimerase — translated: MIHIIIGTKAQLIKMAPIMLRLQEKNIPYNFIFTGQHQETIDDLRENFSIKPPDVILHYGKDITSVSSMLLWLIKISFKALFFRNSIFQGNHKNNGIVLVHGDTFSTLLGAIMGRIAGLKVAHVESGLRSFDLWNPFPEELTRIITSWLSNIYFCPGQWAVNNLKGFTGIKINTQHNTLFDSLDFALKVKQFSVAIPDKPYCVVTTHRFENLCSYSILERNVSLIENIAQKIRVVFILHPVTDRKLTQFNLKERLENNSSIELHPRYDYFNFIQLVNQSEFVVSDGGSNQEESFYMGKPCLLLRKTTERTEGIEKNVVISYYNENKVIEFVKNYSQYQISPLKRPFSPTEIIINYIASQ